The proteins below are encoded in one region of Syntrophotalea carbinolica DSM 2380:
- a CDS encoding flavodoxin family protein produces MNVLLINGSPHANGCTQTALNEIAGELTKNDVDSSMLHIGKEGIKGCTACMGCVKTGYCVFKDDKVNECIDLLKQADGLIVGSPVYFAGPNASLCGFLDRVFYQKADPYAFKPGAAIVSSRRGGTSAAFDRLNKYFTFAQMPLVSSHYWNSVHGTNADELKQDVEGLQIMRILARNMAWLLKCIDNAKGTVPYPTLEKRTKMSFIR; encoded by the coding sequence ATGAACGTTTTGTTGATTAACGGAAGCCCCCATGCGAATGGCTGCACCCAGACGGCACTTAACGAAATTGCCGGGGAACTGACGAAAAACGATGTCGACAGCAGCATGCTTCATATCGGGAAAGAGGGGATCAAAGGCTGTACCGCATGTATGGGGTGTGTGAAAACCGGCTACTGTGTTTTTAAAGATGACAAGGTCAACGAATGTATCGATCTGCTCAAGCAGGCGGACGGCCTGATTGTCGGTTCGCCGGTTTATTTTGCCGGACCGAACGCATCTTTATGCGGTTTTCTCGACCGGGTCTTTTACCAGAAAGCGGATCCTTACGCCTTTAAACCGGGTGCCGCCATTGTCAGCAGCCGACGCGGAGGCACCAGCGCCGCTTTCGACAGGCTGAACAAGTATTTTACCTTTGCCCAGATGCCGCTGGTCTCTTCTCACTACTGGAATTCCGTTCACGGTACCAATGCCGACGAGCTGAAACAGGATGTGGAAGGGTTGCAGATCATGAGGATTCTGGCGAGAAACATGGCCTGGCTGCTGAAATGTATCGACAACGCCAAAGGGACTGTTCCCTATCCGACCCTGGAAAAACGTACCAAAATGAGCTTTATCCGCTAG
- a CDS encoding DODA-type extradiol aromatic ring-opening family dioxygenase has product MAQIPKALFISHGGGPLPLIGDPGHREMVSCLEKIAAQIPKPDALLVVSAHWEEKIPTITSGQSPSLIYDYYGFPEESYAIRYPCAGEPSLAGEIHNVLENSGIEAKLDAMRGFDHGLFVPLKIMYPEADIPCVQLSLVNTLDPSHHLKIGRALQSLNRQNVLVLGSGFSFHNLRAFFAADTPESQELNYSFDEWLLKTCCSSNFPEEERAKRLVHWADAPGARFCHPREEHLLPLHICYGVARTPCSDCFELKIMNKKASMYLW; this is encoded by the coding sequence ATGGCACAGATCCCCAAAGCGCTATTTATCTCTCATGGCGGCGGTCCGTTACCTCTTATCGGTGATCCCGGACATCGTGAAATGGTGTCATGCCTGGAAAAGATTGCTGCGCAAATACCCAAACCCGATGCTCTGCTGGTGGTAAGTGCGCATTGGGAAGAGAAGATCCCGACCATTACGTCCGGGCAGAGTCCATCTTTGATCTATGACTACTACGGGTTTCCGGAGGAATCCTATGCTATCCGGTATCCCTGTGCAGGTGAGCCATCTTTGGCTGGCGAGATCCATAATGTGCTGGAGAACTCCGGTATTGAAGCGAAATTAGATGCTATGCGGGGATTCGATCACGGTTTGTTTGTACCGCTCAAGATAATGTATCCGGAAGCTGATATCCCCTGTGTCCAGTTATCTCTGGTGAACACACTCGACCCTTCTCATCACCTTAAAATCGGCCGAGCGCTTCAGTCACTTAACCGGCAGAACGTATTGGTGCTTGGTTCGGGTTTTTCCTTTCATAATTTAAGGGCTTTTTTTGCAGCCGATACCCCTGAATCTCAAGAGTTGAACTATTCTTTTGATGAATGGTTGTTGAAAACGTGTTGTAGTTCAAATTTTCCGGAAGAGGAGAGAGCGAAGAGACTTGTCCACTGGGCCGATGCCCCTGGTGCGCGCTTCTGCCACCCCCGAGAGGAACATCTGCTGCCTCTTCACATATGTTACGGGGTGGCCCGGACACCATGTTCCGATTGTTTTGAACTCAAAATCATGAACAAAAAAGCAAGCATGTACCTGTGGTGA